TCACGGTGGTGTGCTTTTAACAGGCGACGCTACTCTGATAAAAATAGGAAAATTATGTACCTTAGCTATTACAACCTAAGACATAAACCATTCCAGATAAGCACCGACCCCGGTTTTCTCTGGCTCGGTGAAAAGCACATGGAAGCACTATCGACCCTGCGCTATGGGGTGTTGGACAATAAGGGATTCCTGCTGCTCACAGGCGATGTCGGGACAGGAAAAACAACCCTTATCAATGCACTTCTAAAAACATTGAAAGGCGATGTCCTCGTTGCTACCATACGTGATCCTGACCTAAAACCTTTAGACTTCTTTCAATATACTGCCCACGTTTTTGGACTCCAGAAAGAGATTACCAGCAAAGGCTCCTTTCTCATTCATTTCGAAAAATTTCTCTACCAGGCTCATGAACGAAAAAAGAAGGTTTTGCTGATAATAGATGAAGCACAAAGGATCAATCAAAGGCTGCTGGAGGAGATCCGGCTTCTCTCCAATATTGAAAAAAATGAAAGCAAGCTGCTTAATATTTTTTTCGTCGGCCAGATAGAATTCAATGACATACTGCTGCGTCCCATAAATCGGCCTATCAGGCAAAGAATAACGATTAACTACAATATTGAGGCGCTTTCGGCAGAGGAGACCAAACACTACATAAAACACCGCCTGTCTATTGCCAGCAAGGGCACCTCCGCAGAATCTCGCGACTCAGCCAGAAAGTCCGGCCCGGAAACCGCTCAAGCAAGGCAGAATACCTCTCCTCCCGCTTTTGAAAACGCATTGTTCACGGATGGAGCTATCAGAGAAATCCACCTGTTCTCAAACGGGTATCCACGATTGATAAATATAATTTGTGACCGCTGCCTCCTTACATGCTATGTCGAAGAATCGAAAATTGTCTTGCCGCGGCATGTCAAAGAGTGTTCAAAAGAACTGGAAATTCCATATTTTGGCCCTAGAAAAACAAGAAAAAACGATTCAAATTCAACTCAAAAAATCTCGTCCACCCGCTCCCGGGAAAAAAATCGGCAGGCTGTTTTAGAACAAACAGATCAAACCAACGCTGCCACAGTACAGCCAATCACAGAGTTGGCTATCCCTGATGGAAATTCAAAAATGGATGGTGCCTCCCATCAAAAGGTGAAAAAGGCGCCGCCTCAAAAGAATGGTTCTGAAAGCAAGAGAGGTAGTTTGACAAAAAGACTGGTTCTGGGAGCAGCTTTTTCCATACTGATTATCCTTTTCTATCTTAGCTTTTTCGAGAATTCCATCCCTATAACCCGCATCACCAACAGCATCAAGTCCAGTTCCACCATGAAGAATGCCGTCGAGATCGTGTCATCTATATTCGATGATGCCAGAATTAGCGAAAGAGGCAGCCAAATTGCCGGAGCAGACAATTCCGATTTTGTCGGAAAGACCATGCAGGAGAATCCACCGTCTCAGGACAAAAGCGAAGTTGTAGCTGCAGCCTCCTCGCAATCGGCGCCAGAAACCAATGAAACAGTGGAAGCATCAACCCCAGCAACTGTTTTAGGAAAGCTTATCATGCCTTTCTCCAGTACGGCCACCCTTCCTCCGCCTACATCTCTGGCCAACCTTGATATGCTTGTTGAATCGATCCTATCCGACCAAGCCTACGAGGTCGTTATTACAGGCTATACCGACAATCTTGAGGATGAAAAACTCAATCAGGAACTTTCGTTGGCAAAAGCGAATGCAGTAAAGATATATTTGATAAGCCGCGGATTGGAAGAGTCAAAAGTTGAAACTCGAGCGCGTGGCTCTCAATCTCCCATAGCCCCTAACACCACGACTTCGGGAAGGGACGCAAACCACAGGGTAGAGGTCGAATTTCGCCGGCCTGCGGGATCAAGCCCTTGATGACAATATTAGGATTACCCTGAAAAACCGAATTACTTTTCCGCTTTTCCGGATACTTCCTCTGAGGAAAACAAATAAACTCCTAATTTATAACATTATAAGCTACAATAAGAGCACGAACTCTATTCCTTTTTGACTCCTTTTTCTTCCGGACTTCCGAACTTTTTTTGTATTGATGGGTTTCAGATAGGCAACTGAAACTTTAGCGGCATTTGCGATACCCCAAATTTTTCTGTCCATTTCTTCCGGAATTACCAGTTTCAGGGTGATAACACCACATCCATTTTTTCCCTGTGATATTCAGAACAAGGTACAATTTCTTATACCTTTGTATTTTCAGGTCCAAAAATTGCAACCTCAAGTTAAATGACGAAAAACAAAATATACACCAGCGGAAATTGGCCGAACTTGACAAGGAAGTAGGCAGTCGATCGGCCGGTCAGAAATTCTTTTCCGCCGGGAAATCGTGGAAAGATGTAAGTTCGGGGGAGAAAACATGAGAAGCATAATCATATTATGCACAGCATTACTTTTTATATTTTTGAGCGCAGTACTTTCACTTGCGGTATATGAACAGTATGGTGCTGTCAATCTACAAAATTCTGCAGTCAATCAGTCTGTCGCTTCGGCTTCTATGAAAATCAAAGATGATAATATAGTCGATGGTGTCTCAGCTTCTTTTCTTTCAACAGATAATTCTTCGGAATTTGATTCCAGCATTTCGCCAAATGTTTATTCCTGGATTACTGAATTTTCCAGGGGCAGAAATTTTTCGAGAAGTACTTTTGAACCGGTTTCCATTTTCCTGTTTGGTGCCGGGTTGATAGGGGTTGCCATATTCTCCAGAAGAAAATTCAATAATAAAAATTAGTACCAGTGAACCGATTCCGGCGAAACGCGAATTCAAGTGCAGTTGCGCCGGACAAACAAAGTAATCGAATCCCGATAACAAACCCAGGCTCAAGGGAGGCCGAAAAAGTCGCTTATTATTCTTTTTCCAAACTTTTTATTTCACAACTCAGTTCTTTTTTCATACAATGATGACAGGCCTGAAGTGATTGTCAAAAGGATCATACTTGATGGACTCGTAAAAAAACTTGTCTACGTCGTTGTAGATCTAAAACGGCGATTTGCCGTATCGCATGTACTGCCAAATCGCCGTTTCAGATACTACGCCTAGTATATCAAGCCTTTTTCCAGAGTCCATCCCGGAACTTCGATGACTTTTTAAGGGATCATCATACTTGTTAGTGAGCATTATCTCCCAAGAGAGCCGAAACTCTCTTAGAGAGAAAGCGTTCCAAAATAAAATAACCAACCTCACATCTACTCAATCAAACTGTGATTGACGGAGGAATGGATTTGTACTGAGTAGATCGTTGAATCCGGAATCACCTGCTCTCCGGGCCTGATCCGTAATCCATCAAAATTTCCGAAACACTGCGATTAACTGATTCACTGGAAAGGACGGAAGCTTTTGCCAATCAACATTCAATCAATACCTAATTAAACAAAACACTATGGATCTAGAACAGCGACTTCTTATAAAAAAAAATCTGGATATCCTTCTGCGTCGAAAAAAAACACTTGTCCTGTTTCTCCTGCTTGGAATAGCAGGAGGAGTGTTCTATTACCTGCAACAGCCAAAAATTTATGAAAGTACCGCTCTGCTCCAGTATCAACGCCAGAACGTCAATCCGACAGCACTGACACCAGATGACAGCAGAACGCTAACACGGGACGTTGTCGACACTGTCGGTCTACAGGTAACTAGAAGAAGCAGTTTGGAGGAGATCATCAGGCAATTTAATCTTTATCCGGATAGACAGGCGACAATGCCCATGGAAAAGTTGGTTGGCTCCATGCGGAAGAATAACATCATAATTCAGTTACTGGAAGGCGGGGATGTCTTCGAAGTATCCTTCAAGGGGAACGATCAACAAAAAGTCAGGGATGTCGCCAATGCCTTGGCACAGAGATTTATTGAAGAGAATAAAGCCTCCCGACAGCACCGAGCATCTCAGACATCCGCCTATATCATGGATGAGTTGGAGATTGTAAAGAAATCCCTCGATGAGAAGCAGAAAACAATGCGGGACTATAAAAAACGATATCACAATGAAATGGCCGACCAGCTACTCAATAACACAAGCCGCCTAAATGCCTTACAGGAGCAATACCAGGCCCTCCAGACAAATCGCCTTACACTTGAACAGACCAGGCTGCAGGTGCAGGATCGAATGGCGGAAAGAATTGCCCAATTATACCAACAGACCCTTGATTCAGCTGCCACTTCAGGTTCGGGACAGGGATCTGGAAACTTGACCAGCGCAGATCAGATTCGTCTTCGGTTGCAGAGCCTCCAGCCGCGATACACAGACAATCATCCCGAAATTAAGCGACTGAAAAAACTTCTCCGGAATCGCGAAGCAGCATCAGGCGACCCGGCAGCAACTGAACCGAGTGGGGGCAACCTTGAGGATTCGCATCTGAGCCAACTCAAACAACAACTTGAGAATATTG
This Desulfopila inferna DNA region includes the following protein-coding sequences:
- a CDS encoding AAA family ATPase; the encoded protein is MEALSTLRYGVLDNKGFLLLTGDVGTGKTTLINALLKTLKGDVLVATIRDPDLKPLDFFQYTAHVFGLQKEITSKGSFLIHFEKFLYQAHERKKKVLLIIDEAQRINQRLLEEIRLLSNIEKNESKLLNIFFVGQIEFNDILLRPINRPIRQRITINYNIEALSAEETKHYIKHRLSIASKGTSAESRDSARKSGPETAQARQNTSPPAFENALFTDGAIREIHLFSNGYPRLINIICDRCLLTCYVEESKIVLPRHVKECSKELEIPYFGPRKTRKNDSNSTQKISSTRSREKNRQAVLEQTDQTNAATVQPITELAIPDGNSKMDGASHQKVKKAPPQKNGSESKRGSLTKRLVLGAAFSILIILFYLSFFENSIPITRITNSIKSSSTMKNAVEIVSSIFDDARISERGSQIAGADNSDFVGKTMQENPPSQDKSEVVAAASSQSAPETNETVEASTPATVLGKLIMPFSSTATLPPPTSLANLDMLVESILSDQAYEVVITGYTDNLEDEKLNQELSLAKANAVKIYLISRGLEESKVETRARGSQSPIAPNTTTSGRDANHRVEVEFRRPAGSSP
- a CDS encoding PEP-CTERM sorting domain-containing protein (PEP-CTERM proteins occur, often in large numbers, in the proteomes of bacteria that also encode an exosortase, a predicted intramembrane cysteine proteinase. The presence of a PEP-CTERM domain at a protein's C-terminus predicts cleavage within the sorting domain, followed by covalent anchoring to some some component of the (usually Gram-negative) cell surface. Many PEP-CTERM proteins exhibit an unusual sequence composition that includes large numbers of potential glycosylation sites. Expression of one such protein has been shown restore the ability of a bacterium to form floc, a type of biofilm.) codes for the protein MRSIIILCTALLFIFLSAVLSLAVYEQYGAVNLQNSAVNQSVASASMKIKDDNIVDGVSASFLSTDNSSEFDSSISPNVYSWITEFSRGRNFSRSTFEPVSIFLFGAGLIGVAIFSRRKFNNKN
- a CDS encoding GumC family protein, with amino-acid sequence MDLEQRLLIKKNLDILLRRKKTLVLFLLLGIAGGVFYYLQQPKIYESTALLQYQRQNVNPTALTPDDSRTLTRDVVDTVGLQVTRRSSLEEIIRQFNLYPDRQATMPMEKLVGSMRKNNIIIQLLEGGDVFEVSFKGNDQQKVRDVANALAQRFIEENKASRQHRASQTSAYIMDELEIVKKSLDEKQKTMRDYKKRYHNEMADQLLNNTSRLNALQEQYQALQTNRLTLEQTRLQVQDRMAERIAQLYQQTLDSAATSGSGQGSGNLTSADQIRLRLQSLQPRYTDNHPEIKRLKKLLRNREAASGDPAATEPSGGNLEDSHLSQLKQQLENIDFSISRLMDERENMREKIAQYEEWIAAAPTREAEWAALTRDYEQLHEYYQRLVTQSLQADSAVSLENQLQGSQFRIIDSAHFPEKPIEPEFMLILMVSVALGLGIGGGLSYSLEFLGTSFKNPVDLEKFLDLPVVCALPNVLTKGELRRRKAASGVRTLFLAFFGVTVLSGIFYFWQQGMIIL